Proteins co-encoded in one Thamnophis elegans isolate rThaEle1 chromosome 1, rThaEle1.pri, whole genome shotgun sequence genomic window:
- the LOC116511037 gene encoding E3 ubiquitin-protein ligase RNF4-like, translating to MKSASVKLDGTKSRKSKKQSPLNPATPSSGPGKMATGATSKIKSFSLPSISSIATVEAASIGSSPKAGPSFLDAVVPLSVSRGMDQEEIQKERYGERTPLQIPNQSRMSASAAEAVSKIEPINLDEGVEVIDLTGDTSVVDLTHNYSIVLAEETRQQQNQKLRSRPLFNSCIVCNDNDNECSESEELAASKLPRELEKEKIGSPKFSGTVSCPICMDGYAEIIHSGRLIMSTKCGHIFCSQCLQNSLKSTNSCPSCRKKLNHKRYHPVYI from the coding sequence ATGAAGTCAGCCAGTGTGAAGCTTGATGGAACCAAGAgcagaaaaagcaaaaaacagaGTCCTCTCAACCCAGCAACACCTTCTAGTGGCCCAGGCAAAATGGCTACAGGAGCTACTTCTAAAATCAAGAGTTTCTCCTTGCCATCCATTTCTTCCATAGCCACTGTAGAAGCTGCCTCTATTGGCTCTTCTCCTAAAGCTGGCCCCAGTTTTCTGGATGCAGTTGTTCCCTTGAGTGTTAGCAGAGGCATGGATCAGGAAGAGATTCAGAAGGAACGCTATGGAGAGAGGACCCCCCTGCAAATTCCTAACCAAAGTAGAATGTCAGCTTCAGCTGCAGAAGCAGTATCAAAAATAGAGCCAATCAATCTCGATGAAGGTGTAGAAGTAATAGATCTCACCGGTGACACTTCAGTGGTTGATCTTACACATAACTATTCCATTGTACTTGCGGAAGAGACTAGACAACAGCAAAACCAAAAATTAAGAAGCCGCCCACTATTTAACAGCTGTATAGTATGTAATGATAATGACAATGAATGTAGTGAAAGTGAGGAGTTGGCTGCCAGTAAATTGCCTAGAGAATTAGAAAAGGAGAAAATTGGAAGTCCAAAATTTTCAGGCACTGTGAGTTGTCCAATTTGCATGGATGGCTATGCAGAAATTATCCACAGCGGACGACTTATAATGTCAACAAAATGTGGCCACATCTTTTGCAGTCAGTGCCTCCAAAATTCTCTTAAAAGTACAAACTCTTGCCCTTCTTGTAGGAAAAAACTCAATCACAAACGATATCATCcagtatatatatga